The region gtagggctttcaaggctgtaaatctttacagaagcagactgctacatctttctcccaaggcacgactgagcactttaaccactgcaccatgagggcttctCCCCTGGGTATACAGAGGGCTCTGTATGGATGAGCCTTCATGAGGAGCCATTAACTGGTTGTCATGGAGGATATGTGATTAAAAGGTCTTCTTCAACCACCTGCTCTGACCACCTGGTTTGTGTCAATGATTTGTCAGTAGAAAGGGGTAAGACACATTACTCTTTAGGTGTCTTTAGGCCCAGAGATTAAATTCATGGTAACTAGACTCTTGAGAAGAAACCATATCCTATTTTTCATGGGGAAGTTTCACACCTCTTGGCTAGCTAGTTCATCATCCTCACCTATACCAAGGTGTCCAGGGGGGTTTTTTTGGCAAGAAATACTAATTGGTCCACAGCATATTTGTATGTTTGTATATTTGTAGGTTAAACCACAGACTTTTTTGACAAAATATTTCAAGATAATGGCTTAACATAGCACAGAGTCCTCATTAATTGTATCTTTTTCTAGTACTACTACAATTCGTTAACCCAGCAGTACCTTTACTGGGATGGGGAGAAGGAGACCTATGTGCCAGCTGCAGAGTCTAGCTCCCACCAACAGACAGGCTTGCCTCCTGCAAaagaggggaaggagaagaaggagaaaCCCAAGAGTAAAACAGCCCAACAGGTAAGAACGTGATCTACCAGGGGACCCATATTTCTCTGCTTGGAGTACTGGGCCTTATTTTTAGGTTTTGGGCTGTGGCACTTGTAGTCAGCCTTATTTGGACTCTTAAAAACTGAGCCACATGTTTTATGTACGTTAAGTTCTTAGAGCGTTTTGCAGTTTTTTGGTGTTACCATACACGGTCTATCAGTTTGCCTgtaaatttagagaaaaaaaaatcctggaagtCTCAGTGGCTTTCTAGCAGTGTTCATTATGTCTTAAGTGATACCCTCTCATGGAAATACTTTTAGGTAGAAGTAAGAGTCCAAAGGTTTTGTTACAGGGCATGTGGTTGAGATAAGATCCTTAACGGCTCATTGTCACGGCACAGGGGTTTGTTTTCTAAATTCCTCTACCTaaatgttttttggttttggtccttgTTGTTTGACATTAGATCGCCAAAGACATGGAACGCTGGGCTAAGAGTTTAAACAAgcagaaagaaaattttaaaaatagttttcaaCCTGTCAATTCCttgagggaagaagaaagaagagaatctGCTGCAGCAGATGCTGGCTTTGCTCTCTTTGAGAAGAAGGTAACACTAGCAGGAATGGCCATATTTCAGAACGGGAGCTTAAGTAAAACTTGAGGCTTACGCCTTGTTCTCTTTCCCAGGGAACCTTAGCTGAAAGGCAACAGCTCATCCCAGAATTGGTACGAAATGGAGATGAGGAGAATCCCCTCAAAGTAAGGAAGTACCACCAGTGTTTTAAAGATCATATCTGTGGTTTGTTTCTCACTTTGAATCTGACCCACATGTTGTCTAATGTGATTCCTACTCAAAACTGGGTATGGTCACTGTGGGTGGGCTTTTGGAGCATCTTCTCCATGTAGAATCCGGGTTCAGGGCTTTGTTTTCCATGCATGAGAGCAGGTGAGATGGAGCGATGAATGTGGCCTGAATTCCTAAGCTCAGCTAATTGGACTTCATTGCATCCGTAAATTGAGAGTTTTAATGATCTGTATAGAGAGAATTGAGATAAGAAAAAACCTTATTTTACTTGTTAGATACTGGTCTGGATGGGCCATTATTCTGATCTGCTGTATTGGATTTTCATTtgcggttggtggtttgaaaacaGTCATGCAGGAACCCATTTTTTGTCTCCAAGAGGCTGTGAGGCCAAGCACTTGAGAGCCTGACTGCTCTGTACAGTTGGATGAAATGTGATTCACTGCTAAAGCGTGAGAGTTACAGGGTTCTCACACTTTGGGTGAGGCATTACTTTACCCAGGTACATAACCATTGCTATCATCGTGTTGCACATTTCCAGTGACCCGTTCCCCTTTTGTCTCCAGAGGGGTCTGGTTGCTGCTTACAGTGGCGACAGTGACAATGAGGAGGAGCTAGTGGAGAGACTTGAGAGTGAAGAAGAGAAGCTGGCTGACTGGAAGAAGATGGCCTGCTTGCTCTGTCGGCGCCAGTTCCCAAACAGAGATGCCCTGGTCAGGCATCAGCAACTCTCGGACCTGCACAAGGTGGCGATGTTTCTCTGAGCTgatctggggtggggaggggaggcagcAAGGTGATGGGAGCACCCTGACTGTGGGCAATGTTCGGTAAATACCTGGTGCTGAATGATTGCCTTTTAGGGTGGAAAAGAGCATGGCACTTCCACACAAACCAGGCTCTGGTTTTCATGCCACAGTGTATGGGATTGGGCTTTGGCTCTTAGAGTATGTTAGATACTGCTGATGTCGTGGCATTTCAAGTTAGGACGACCTGAATTCTTACTGCGTCTATAAAATCTTTTGCATAGCAAAACATGGACATCTACCGACGATCCAGGCTGAGTGAGCAGGAGCTGGAAGCCTTGGAactgagggagagagaggtgaATGGGGGACATTGTGCCACTAGAAAGAGCATCTTGGGATATCTGCCTTCTAGCTTTTATTTGCAGTGTTTAGTTCCTGGTCCCAGGGCAGGGTGGAAGGGTTTGTCACATCCTTGTCTCCCAGTCAATGTGGGTCATTGTAGACTGGACCCCAGCCTATATGTGCTTTGTGAGCCCTGCACTGTCCCTTCCTGAGGGTGTACAAGACAGAGGCACACTGTCAAGACTGTTTATAGATTCTGAATGCCACTCACTCACTAGATTTTAGAGTAAGAACTCCTGGCTGGCCTGGTCAGGGAAGCCTTCACAGGTGATGAGGGAGGATTCGAATTAGGCCCAGGGAACAACTGGGCATGAGGTGATCTGGGAGGAAAGGTGGGCGGGGCCTACGGGCAAAGGCAGGAGAAACCTGTGAGGCCAGTAGTGAGCTGCCAGTTGGTGCTAGTGGCTGATACAGCAGGTTGAGGACCAGGTGAAATGAAAATACAGGCCTGTGAGTTAAAAATTACCTTCAGTGGGTGCTGGCTTACAGTTTACAATAGGCAGGTTACTTGAAATTTCCCATTCTGGAATAATTGAGGGGTTTGTAGTTAGGACTTTTGCTGTCCTGTTTCTTTCCACTCTTATATGGCGCCATCTCCTCAAGGACTGTAGAACAGGTCTCTGGATGTTTCCTTGGCGCTGTCTGTCCCTGGAGGTGGGCCTATCAAAATGCTGAGAGGAATGGGCAACTCTGCCTTCCTCTTTACAATGTTAGTAGGCTGTACCTATGGCCCAGCAGGCTGGGCGAAGAGCTTGATAAGTGGTGGCTAATTAAGTAAGACTGTTAGACAGATAGTTCTGGTCCAAGTTCCGTGCACAGTTCACCTCTACAGAACCTGACATTTTAGATATGACTAAGTACAGTGAGGGAAACAAAGGAATTTGGTATTTCAGACCAGTCTAAAAAGCCAAActccagattaaaaaaatacgTGAGGCCTTAGTCTTGAAGTATTGGTGCATTAGACTATTAGGGATTGAAGTCTGTGAGTATCTCTAGCAGTGTTTGTTCTCTCACGTAGATGAAATACCGAGATCGAGCCGCAGAAAGACGGGAGAAGTACGGCATTCCGGAACCTCCAGAGCCCAAGCGCAAGAAGCAGTTTGATGCTGGCACTGTGTATGTGTTGTGCACGTTTTCCAGTTTGTTAGCTGGAGCTCTGGCTATTTAAATAACTGTGTGTTTGCCACTGGCAGGAATTATGAGCAGCCCACCAAAGATGGCATTGACCACAGTAACATTGGCAACAAGATGCTGCAGGCCATGGGCTGGCGGGAAGGCTCAGGTCTGGGGAGGAAGTGTCAAGGTATCACAGCCCCCATTGAGGTAAGCAGTAGGGTTGGCCTTCAGGTGGCTGCTGGGCTTACAGGCttgttctggaggttagaagagATCAGAGTGCCCAGAGGTCTTGGGACCCAGGGGCAGCTTCACCGGACCACCAAAAGGCAGCCTCCTTGGCCAGATGATCTCATcaccaccaagtgggattcttGTTCCCTGCACGTTTCCCTCATTGACCTTCTTTAATATGTCAGTTGGGAGGAGTGGGTGTGGTACCCCTAATTGAAATTTTTGGTTATGTTTTTTGTATCTTTGGGTAAAACGTATTTTCTCCTAAGAACTGTGTATTTCTGTTTCCTCTGTCGCTGAGAATACTCACTTTTCCTTAACAACAGCTCAAACCCATGTAGCTTAGATTGGATTTAATAAAAAGTACTGTGACTTGGCTTCTTTCTAAGTGATTTTAGTTATATACAGAACAAACTAAAATTGGTAGGAGTTTCTTCCTTGATAATCCCTTAGTTGGTCAAAGCTCGGATTGAGACATAATCTGAGGATCTCCTAGCGAGAGCTCTGCTAGTAGTGGCTCCAGTTGTGCCCGGGCAACACAGCTTAGGCTAGACTTTCAGATCATGTTTATGCTGTGCAAGCTCTGCTGACATCAGGCTGACCTGGCAAATGCAGTGATCTGTGCCTGCAATTACCAGACCTTCCTCACCTTAAGTGGGGTGCCTTGGGGATCCTTACTAGGCATGGATGCTTGCTGACCAGACATTTGAGGGGGAAGCATTTGTGGCTCCATCTTCCTGTCTTCCTTTGCCATTTTGTTTCCAGGTCTTCCAGTGTAGAAATCCTTGTTTTCATATAAAACGCCTGTCTTCTGGTGGGTGGTCGTGCTCCGTAGGAGAGGGCTTGGTAAGAGGGAGTGAGAGCAATCTGCAGCCTAACTGCAACCTGCTGACAACATTTTTGTCCCCTCAGGCTCAAGTTCGGCTAAAAGGAGCTGGCCTAGGAGCCAAAGGCAGTGCATATGGGTTGTCAGGTGCTGATTCCTACAAGGATGCCGTCCGGAAAGCCATGTTTGCTCGGTTCACTGAGATGGAGTGAGACTGTGAGGGAGAGAGCGAGCTGATGAGGAGCTCCAAGAAGTACAAGAAGTGGTCATCTCCTGAATTCACTCTTACTGCCTGTCTCTTTCAGGGCACACCTGTGCTATTAATAATTTTTAGGGTGAACTACTTCATTCCCTGGGGTTCTCCCTGCCACCTTAAAGGAGCCCCATAATGTGGATTGTCTAGTAAATGGCTTCCTTCCTGCCAGAGGGCTTGTAGCAGGCCAGAGGGGTCAGTGGATCTTTTATACTTCGTTGTACATAGTGTAATGTAGTGTGTTTTACATGTGCAGCCTACGTTGTGGTCCATCAGCCCTCACATTCCGGGGGGGTGTTGAGGTGCCCTAGGTGGTATGTGACACCAAAGCCACCTTTGTCATTTTCGTCATGCTGTCTTTTCTCGGCAAAAGCCTTGTATATTTGTATATTACACATTTGTACAGAATTTTGGAAGATTTTCAGTCTAGTTGCCAAGTCTGGCTCCTTTACAGAAGAAATATCTTGAAAAATGATACTGTGTCTCTCTATTCTTGGGTGAGTGGGTGGGCAAAGCACTGAGTCAGCCAGCCCTGGTAGTGAAATCAGTTTGTTAAaagttacttgttgttgttaggtgccgtcgagtcggttccgactcatagcaacttcatgcacaacaaaatgatcctgtgccatccttacagtcgttgttgtgcttgagcccattgttgcagccactgtgtcaatccacctcattattTACAAGTAGTATTTTATGCTATTTTCCTTGCCACCATCATccatattcagatttttttttttttttttaagccaacagCACCCATTATTCCCAGGTGGTATCCTATCCAAGTACTAACCAGGCCTGACCCTGCATGGCTTCCGAGATCAGACAAGATCAGGCACGTTCAGGGTAGTATGGCTATAGACTGGCCATGTCCAGATTTTAAGTTCAAGAGtttgttaatatattttataGCTTCAGGGAAACTCAAAACCATAATGGAGTCAGCTTTTCCTTCCAGTTTCAGAGGACCAAGATGAGTGTGAGGAGTTTGTCGGGTTTTCATGGACTCTATTCCAGGTGTGCAGGGAATGGGGATGTTACGGCTGTGTGGGGCAGAACTTCCCTGCATTTGACCACAGTACAGATGGCACCTGGTCCACCCTCTGTGGGATGGAGGAACAGAGAAGgccatctctcttcccccctGCAGCACTCCATTACCTCTCTCTTACCATATCTGCTGAAGAGGTACATTGCAGGGTGTTCTATTCTAAATGGGGACATCCCATCCTTGTCTCTGTCACTGGAGATAATGTTTTTGGCCAGCAAGACCCTTCTTGATGTGGGCAGGAAGGGGTGTTCCTGGGACCAGGTGAGGTGATGGGTACCCACACTGCCAATCCTGGGCTCTCCCGGTTGGCGTGCAATCAGGGAGGGTGGCATTGTTGTCTGGGACTTGTTCTTAAAGCTAGGACTCCACAACTTATGTGGATGGTCTCATTTCCCTAGTTTTAGGCAGGCCTGGCCCTCATAAAATTGGGGTGGACAGTGTCCTCAGGAGGGGCTTTCAAGGTAGTGCTTAATGACAGAGCCTTGCCGGGGAGAGGTGGAGGCAAATGCAGAGGCCCCAAGCTTGGGTTAAGGCTTGGGAGCCTCAAAAATTACAGCCCAAGTTCCTGAAGCTGGGGTGGAGAATGTGGCTCCCCAACAGATTTGGCTCTTCCAGCATTGGTAGCCTTTGGGAGAGGAGCAGCCCCTCCTCCAGGCACTCACAGCATCAGGGAGATGCTGGGGCTCCTCTGCCTGAGCAGTTGCAAGTGGCCTAATTAGGCTCATCTGACAGCCAGCCTGGAAGTCGCATCCAGGTGAGTGCACACATAATGGGATCTAGGCAGCTCTTACATGTACCCAGCTCATCAAAAGCTGGGTGGGAACTTTTTCCCTGGGGAAGCCACAGTCAAGTACTGACAGGAGAACCCTTCATCAGCCATCTTGAGCCTTGAATTGACTGTTCCCCAGTCTAACAACGGCACTTGAAGTGCCCTGTTGGGTACCGACTGGGGGTCTTTCCCTCAGCTGCTCAGGGCTCCCTCAAACTGCTACTCTAGACCATACAGTCAGCTGTTGGCACTGGCATGGGCTTTCCTGTGCATGCTCTTAGAGGTTTGAGTTAGCCCCTCAGAGAAGCTGGAGGCACCCTTTCCTGTTTCTAGTCTGCTCTTCCACAGCAGTATATGTAGATAGCTGGGTGACTGcagccctcattccacatctgGACCAATGGCCCGATTTCTCAAGGTTTGACAGGTCATGGCTGGGGTCCCTCCTGCAAGATCATATCTGGGGGAATCCTGCCAGTGCCAGATGGCTCTCACCCTCTGTAGACCAGAGGCCGAAGGCCCAAAGACCCA is a window of Elephas maximus indicus isolate mEleMax1 chromosome 20, mEleMax1 primary haplotype, whole genome shotgun sequence DNA encoding:
- the RBM5 gene encoding RNA-binding protein 5 isoform X3 produces the protein MHYSNPRPKFEDWLCNKCCLNNFRKRLKCFRCGADKFDSEQEVPPGTTESAQSVDYYCDTIILRNIAPHTVVDSIMTALSPYASLAVNNIRLIKDKQTQQNRGFAFVQLSSAMDASQLLQILQSLHPPLKIDGKTIGVDFAKSARKDLVLPDGNRVSAFSVASTAIAAAQWSSTQSQSGEGGSVDYSYLQPGQDGYAQYAQYSQDYQQFYQQQQAGGLESEASSASGTAVTTTSAAVVSQSPQLYNQTSNPPGSPTEEAQPSTSTSTQAPAASPTGVVPGTKYAVPDTSTYQYDESSGYYYDPTTGLYYDPNSQYYYNSLTQQYLYWDGEKETYVPAAESSSHQQTGLPPAKEGKEKKEKPKSKTAQQIAKDMERWAKSLNKQKENFKNSFQPVNSLREEERRESAAADAGFALFEKKGTLAERQQLIPELVRNGDEENPLKRGLVAAYSGDSDNEEELVERLESEEEKLADWKKMACLLCRRQFPNRDALVRHQQLSDLHKQNMDIYRRSRLSEQELEALELREREMKYRDRAAERREKYGIPEPPEPKRKKQFDAGTVNYEQPTKDGIDHSNIGNKMLQAMGWREGSGLGRKCQGITAPIEVSSRVGLQVAAGLTGLFWRLEEIRVPRGLGTQGQLHRTTKRQPPWPDDLITTKWDSCSLHVSLIDLL